In Glycine max cultivar Williams 82 chromosome 7, Glycine_max_v4.0, whole genome shotgun sequence, a single window of DNA contains:
- the LOC102665460 gene encoding uncharacterized protein: MVYGKACHLPVEMEHKAYWDLKFLNFDEVLSGEKRKLQLLELEEMRLNAYKSSKLYKQKVKAYHDKKLLKKDFQPGQQVLLFNSRLNLFPGKLKSKWSGPFTIK, translated from the coding sequence atggtttatggcaAAGCCTGCCACTTGCCAGTAGAAATGGAGCATAAGGCATATTGGGATTTGAAGTTCTTGAATTTCGATGAAGTTCTATCGGGGGAgaaaaggaagttgcaactctTGGAGTTGGAGGAAATGAGGCTGAATGCGTATAAGTCATCCAAGCTATACAAGCAAAAGGTGAAGGCGTATCACGATAAAAAGTTGCTGAAGAAGGACTTCCAGCCAGGCCAACAAGTTTTGCTTTTCAACTCAAGACTCAATCTGTTCCCTGGAAAATTGAAGTCCAAATGGTCTGGACCATTTACCATCAAATAA